A region of Plantactinospora sp. BC1 DNA encodes the following proteins:
- a CDS encoding fused response regulator/phosphatase, with translation MNSPEQVGTGATILVVDDSAAKRYLLVSWLTRAGFTVVQADSGGAALDRMEREEIDLVVLDVRLGDMSGFEVSERIKSDPRHASRPVIHVSAHAVSVADRAQGLTRGADAYLVEPIEPDELIATTQAALRYYRARSRAELLATRLARLAETTLAVNAAPSFASMLTAAASGAARIFGTGALVAGQDADGRGWAAVVGEPEGPATIQEWAADLRAVPVGVGMRTETPADWPVPVHPDDRIRVATARLRPDRPAVQVGVPESVLATESAVLSQLVQAVATAVEAQRSYDEEHRIAVTLQRSLLPRRLPAVPGLDLAVCYEPASAQTEVGGDFYELAMIDGRLVVAIGDVAGHSLHAATVMAELRHAIRAYAVERHPPGGILERVDELLRTLLPGEFATLCLLTLEPATGRIRLASAGHLPPLVVTADSTEFVVHRAPLLGVRADRPDDLELVLPPGATLVLYTDGLVERRDIDLDRRLDDLAGSAATVEPDLDGFCRRLLAELGPVDVTDDIAVVALRRH, from the coding sequence GTGAACAGCCCGGAACAGGTCGGCACCGGCGCGACCATCCTGGTGGTCGACGACAGCGCCGCCAAGCGCTACCTGCTGGTGAGCTGGCTCACCCGGGCCGGATTCACCGTGGTGCAGGCGGACAGCGGCGGTGCCGCGCTCGACCGGATGGAGCGGGAGGAGATCGACCTCGTCGTCCTCGACGTACGGCTCGGCGACATGAGCGGTTTCGAGGTGAGCGAGCGGATCAAGTCCGACCCTCGGCACGCCTCCCGACCGGTCATCCACGTCTCGGCGCACGCGGTCAGCGTGGCCGACCGGGCGCAGGGGCTGACCCGGGGCGCCGACGCGTACCTCGTCGAACCGATCGAGCCGGACGAGCTGATCGCCACCACCCAGGCGGCGCTGCGCTACTACCGGGCCCGCAGCCGGGCCGAACTGCTGGCCACCCGGCTCGCCCGGCTCGCCGAGACCACCCTGGCGGTGAACGCCGCACCCTCGTTCGCGTCGATGCTGACCGCTGCGGCGAGCGGAGCGGCCCGGATCTTCGGCACCGGGGCGCTGGTCGCCGGGCAGGACGCCGACGGTCGGGGCTGGGCGGCGGTGGTCGGCGAACCGGAGGGGCCGGCGACGATCCAGGAGTGGGCGGCCGATCTCCGGGCGGTGCCGGTCGGCGTCGGGATGCGCACCGAGACGCCGGCCGACTGGCCGGTGCCGGTCCACCCGGACGACCGGATCCGGGTCGCCACCGCACGGCTGCGGCCCGACCGCCCGGCCGTGCAGGTGGGGGTACCGGAATCGGTGCTGGCGACCGAGTCCGCCGTACTCAGCCAGCTCGTCCAGGCGGTGGCGACGGCGGTCGAGGCGCAGCGCTCGTACGACGAGGAGCACCGGATCGCGGTGACGCTCCAGCGCAGCCTGCTGCCCCGCCGGCTACCCGCCGTACCCGGCCTCGACCTCGCCGTCTGCTACGAGCCGGCGAGCGCGCAGACCGAGGTCGGCGGCGACTTCTACGAACTCGCGATGATCGACGGCCGGCTGGTCGTCGCGATCGGCGACGTGGCGGGCCACTCGCTGCACGCCGCGACCGTGATGGCCGAACTCCGGCACGCGATCCGGGCGTACGCCGTGGAGCGGCATCCGCCGGGCGGCATCCTGGAACGGGTCGACGAACTCCTGCGCACCCTGCTGCCGGGCGAGTTCGCGACGCTCTGCCTGCTGACCCTGGAGCCCGCGACCGGCCGGATCCGGCTGGCCAGTGCCGGGCACCTGCCGCCGCTGGTCGTCACGGCGGACTCGACCGAATTCGTCGTACACCGGGCCCCGCTGCTCGGCGTACGGGCCGATCGGCCGGACGACCTGGAACTCGTCCTTCCCCCCGGCGCCACCCTCGTGCTCTACACCGACGGCCTGGTCGAACGCCGGGACATCGATCTCGACCGCCGGCTGGACGACCTGGCCGGCTCGGCGGCGACGGTCGAACCGGACCTCGACGGGTTCTGCCGGCGACTGCTGGCCGAACTCGGCCCGGTCGACGTCACCGACGACATCGCCGTGGTGGCGTTGCGCCGGCACTGA
- a CDS encoding SpoIIE family protein phosphatase has translation MGAVDVSGDHRLDDEGVWFQVEEPGAVGTVRRAAELLAGRMGLDEAHAGALAIVAAELASNLVKHADSGQLLVRPARNDEVAGVELIAVDSGPGMSDVVSSTRDGHSTAGSLGIGLGAIGRQSSWFDVYSLPGRGTVSAAQVWPARAPEPDWIAGLSRPMSGEQSCGDGFAVRTVEGRRQVLVCDGLGHGPLAAVAARAAVHAFHLAPAAPPAAVLEHLHRAISHTRGAAAAVAEFDPAAGLLRYAGLGNIAGSVQHYDERRGLVSMPGIVGHQRRTVREFDYPFPGGACLVMHSDGVTDRWRLADYPGLLGRSPQVIAGTLLRDAAVRRDDACVLVARATP, from the coding sequence ATGGGCGCGGTCGATGTGAGCGGCGACCACCGGCTCGACGACGAGGGCGTTTGGTTCCAGGTCGAGGAGCCCGGTGCGGTCGGCACGGTACGCCGGGCCGCCGAGCTGCTGGCCGGCCGGATGGGGCTCGACGAGGCCCACGCCGGCGCCCTGGCCATCGTCGCGGCCGAACTCGCCAGCAATCTCGTCAAGCACGCCGACAGCGGACAACTGCTGGTCCGGCCGGCCCGGAACGACGAGGTGGCCGGGGTGGAGCTGATCGCCGTCGACTCCGGCCCCGGCATGAGCGACGTGGTCTCGTCGACCCGGGACGGCCACTCGACCGCCGGCTCCCTGGGCATCGGGCTCGGGGCGATCGGCCGGCAGTCGAGCTGGTTCGACGTCTACTCCCTGCCCGGACGCGGCACGGTGAGCGCCGCCCAGGTCTGGCCGGCGCGGGCACCCGAGCCGGACTGGATCGCCGGGCTCAGCCGGCCGATGAGCGGCGAGCAGTCCTGCGGCGACGGGTTCGCGGTGCGTACCGTCGAGGGCCGGCGGCAGGTGCTGGTCTGCGACGGGCTCGGGCACGGGCCGCTCGCCGCGGTGGCCGCCCGGGCCGCCGTGCACGCGTTCCACCTCGCCCCGGCGGCACCTCCGGCGGCGGTCCTCGAACACCTGCACCGGGCGATCAGCCACACCCGGGGCGCCGCCGCCGCGGTCGCCGAATTCGACCCGGCGGCCGGGCTGCTGCGGTACGCCGGGCTCGGCAACATCGCCGGCTCCGTGCAGCACTACGACGAACGGCGCGGCCTGGTCTCCATGCCCGGCATCGTCGGTCACCAGCGTCGGACCGTACGCGAGTTCGACTACCCGTTCCCCGGCGGCGCCTGCCTCGTCATGCACAGCGACGGGGTGACCGACCGCTGGCGGCTCGCCGACTACCCCGGACTGCTGGGGCGCTCGCCGCAGGTGATCGCCGGCACGCTCCTGCGGGATGCCGCCGTACGCCGCGACGACGCCTGCGTCCTGGTCGCCCGGGCCACGCCGTGA
- a CDS encoding sensor histidine kinase, producing the protein MTEGTAAGAALLRLTLRAESDVFLVRQRGREVAAAVGMEHQDQVRLATALSEIGRYLVVTLPTAARAEVAFTAAVGESGATLVTEVTSVLPAGTSTQTLTGALLVGRLVDTFDVGRDGDATVIRMTRKIPATTTLTPERLDVIRDNLNASAARTPLEEMAEQNEQLLAALEQTRAQRDELARLNAELAETNRGVLALYTQLSEELDETNRGVVALHAELEDRSVQLRTASEAKTRFLANVSHELRAPVTAVIGLTRLLLDPASDPLTAEQREQAELIRSSAADLLSLVNDLLDLGKAESGAIEPNWSEVELRAVFGQLRGTVRAMATRPEVQLVVVDPEPPAVIRTDEVLLTQVLRNLLHNGLKFTEYGEVRMTAEVADDSLVVRVRDTGIGIPAELQERIFEEFYQVPGRGSPTGARGTGLGLPYARRLSRLLGGDLRVASEPDRGSTFSVHLPLEPVP; encoded by the coding sequence ATGACCGAGGGTACGGCGGCCGGCGCGGCACTGCTGCGGCTGACGCTGCGCGCCGAGTCGGACGTGTTCCTGGTCCGCCAGCGTGGCCGGGAGGTCGCCGCCGCGGTCGGCATGGAACACCAGGACCAGGTCCGGCTCGCCACCGCGCTCAGCGAGATCGGCCGGTACCTCGTGGTCACCCTGCCCACCGCGGCCCGGGCCGAGGTCGCCTTCACGGCCGCGGTCGGCGAGTCCGGGGCGACGCTGGTCACCGAGGTGACCAGCGTGCTGCCGGCCGGCACGTCGACGCAGACGCTCACCGGCGCCCTGCTCGTCGGCCGGCTGGTCGACACCTTCGACGTCGGCCGGGACGGTGACGCCACCGTCATCCGGATGACCCGCAAGATCCCCGCCACTACCACGCTGACGCCGGAGCGTCTCGACGTGATACGCGACAACCTGAACGCCTCGGCCGCCCGTACTCCGCTGGAGGAGATGGCCGAGCAGAACGAGCAGCTCCTCGCCGCGCTGGAGCAGACCCGGGCCCAACGCGACGAACTCGCCCGGCTCAACGCCGAACTCGCCGAGACCAACCGGGGCGTACTCGCGCTCTACACGCAGCTCTCCGAGGAACTCGACGAGACCAACCGGGGCGTCGTCGCGCTGCACGCCGAGCTGGAGGACCGCTCGGTGCAGCTCCGTACGGCCAGCGAGGCGAAGACCCGGTTCCTGGCCAACGTCAGCCACGAACTGCGCGCACCGGTGACCGCGGTGATCGGGCTTACCCGGCTGCTGCTGGACCCGGCCTCCGACCCGCTCACCGCCGAGCAGCGGGAGCAGGCCGAGCTGATCCGCAGCTCCGCCGCCGACCTGCTGTCGCTGGTCAACGACCTGCTCGACCTCGGCAAGGCGGAGTCCGGCGCGATCGAGCCGAACTGGTCCGAGGTCGAGCTGCGGGCCGTCTTCGGCCAGCTCCGGGGCACGGTACGCGCGATGGCCACCCGGCCCGAGGTCCAGTTGGTGGTCGTCGACCCCGAACCGCCGGCGGTGATCCGTACCGACGAGGTGCTGCTGACCCAGGTGCTGCGCAACCTGCTGCACAACGGGCTCAAGTTCACCGAGTACGGCGAGGTCCGGATGACGGCCGAGGTCGCCGACGACTCGTTGGTCGTCCGGGTCCGCGACACCGGGATCGGCATTCCGGCCGAACTCCAGGAGCGGATCTTCGAGGAGTTCTACCAGGTACCGGGGCGTGGATCGCCGACCGGCGCCCGGGGCACCGGCCTGGGCCTGCCGTACGCCCGGCGGCTCTCCCGGCTGCTCGGCGGCGACCTGCGGGTCGCCAGCGAGCCCGACCGGGGCAGCACGTTCAGCGTCCACCTGCCGCTGGAACCGGTGCCGTGA